In Epinephelus lanceolatus isolate andai-2023 chromosome 7, ASM4190304v1, whole genome shotgun sequence, the genomic stretch ACACACTGTGTCTGATACCTGAGCTATCTGGAGAGTTTCTTGGCCCAGCACGGAGCCCTGACTaacacacgcgcacacagacacacacacacacacacacacacgttttatGCTCGCACACACATTGCAGGCTGAGTGGCGTCCGGGGCCTGTGTCTGCCTGTTCCTGGCTAGTGTGCTGGGATGGTGTGTTTAATTGGGTGTAGCACAGACTGTACTTCAGGGAACTGAGATAAGTTATATCCTGCCCATTAAAGGGGACAGCAAACCAGGATGCTAGAGTTCCATCTGTTGGTTCGCTCCAGCCCCGCACCCCCCCTGTCGGAGCACAGTGGGGAGTTGTAGAAGGTGGGGAggtgaggggaggaggaggaggggcggGTGGGGATTGTcagacaacccaaacaaacagaataaacCTCACTCATCAGTCAGCTCACAACCCCGCTGGTCACTGGTCAGTGCGTTCTCTCTCCAGATTTGTGCAGCAGGTGGTAGAAATAACATGGGCTTGAAGAAGCATCAAGTCCCCAAAATGCAAAGGAAAGTGTTCTTCCTAAGAACATAAATCAAGcactcctctcttcctcttctcctggCGGTGTCGCTGGCTGTGCGGAGCATGTCAGACTTTGTAGTAGATGTTAGCGGGGCTTTGCGGGGGCATCTCCTGGACAATGTAGACGGGGTGGCCATAGTCGCCGCTCACCTTCTCATAGTGAGGGCAGTAGTTGTTCTCTGTCCGCAGCggaatgatgatgtcactgggCTCCGTGCCAGCCGTGCCCCCGGGCAGCTTGGGATTGGACAAGGTGCTGAGAGAAAGCGCTGAGGGGCGGGGCTGAGAGTGGGCGTTTTTCCTGGCGCGCTTGCGCATCTTGATAAGcaggatgatgaggaggaggatgagcaggaggaagatgatgcagCCCGCCCCGATGGCGGAGAACACGGCCACTTTGGAGCTGAGGATGCCGTCCGAGTTTGCCGGAGAACCAGACTGGTCCTGATTCATGGTGTCTATGGAGAAATAAAAAGAGAGGGCTTAGGGACTGTACATAAATTATCAGGGAGGGTGGAGTGGGGGgttgtcatcttttttttgcTGGAGGAAGGGCagtcaaccttttttttttgaagaacaCTTAACTTTTTCTTACCCcatatttctattttatatgTGTGTGACTTGTATAGAAAAAAGAGATCAAATAGGCACATCAAAAAGACGGCTTTGATGTGAGCCATAAAGGTGCATTTTGCCATATGCAGAAGGGTTGGGTGAAAATATTGCAGTGCACAAGGCCCTCAGCACAGAACTGTTCTTGGTTCACACATTTGCTGGCTACAATAACAGTTTATTTAGCAGCtcacttttaaaaaatagagaGTAGCTTTGTTCTCAACATTCTatgaaaggaatacttcaccgccaaaatgaccatttgtatatcagttactgcATGATACACTGAATTCGTGATgattgtttttctcgcatgcctccacgatgaatgaagaatccaaaaactgagaaaatttgTGATGAATTGGAGTTAAAGAGGTCTGTGTTTAACGACAGCGaaactatgtcaaaacatctgtttacaaactcacactcATCTCacgcagtataatccaagtctcatttatccagtcgtatgcttgGTGTTTCCCAAATAGGCAGCCCTTTTCGACAGGAAACTGAGCTCAAAGTGACTTATctattctctctcttttcaaAGCCAAAATCCATTGACAAAATCAATAATTTTACCTCCCTTAACACAGGATAAGTTAGtgtatttgtgttattgtgtgatgtTTTAAAGGGTTGAATTCACTAAAAGTTCAATCCTATGACGTCAagtaatcacattttttttttttttttttcagtttttggattcttcattcccTGGGTTCACCAActaggggtgggtgatatggccctaaaataatataacaatatttcagggtattatATGACAAATCAGTagaaactatatatatatatatatatattatcaatttaagaaaacagagttgcaacaaaataaattaTAGTTTTAAATGTTAACCTAATAGTTTGCATTCacatattcagtaaaaactaaacaaaaattatctctaatttctttagtttgttaaaaacaacagagtgagattcagattctgtatccACTATTaacagttcaacaaaataaaatctaccacaaattacacatttaaacagttcacaaacacaaaaatgcacCCTGGGAGCTATacatataaatcaacaggtgatttccttctcttttagcaaaatcctaaatgattgagttggaCTTGTTttcacctggacctttatgctctgccatttcttaatcatcacactgtaccCTGcgacaggctgttatgctatCTTAATTATCGCACATTCACAtttatgtagtttttttgttgAGCCGCGAgtgtcacgtaggtttacattaccagaggtttatgacaaaattactTGACGACACAGACTGACTCCCGTGTGTGCACAGCGAGGGGAtcgggagagacgctgtgctgctgccagaggagccgctgaatgagttccctcagAGCAGTAATTCACTTTaagagaagtccggggctgctcataaaacattcaggacgcccaGGCCTAacgacgccacagtttattccacactactgaagctgctcctctttttggaaccattgtggagtctgtaataattttgctttcagtagTGGTTGTTTTTGCAGTGgctaacagtatgacgtcaatatgtcaacaaattGAAATATTGCAAgaatcacaatatgaatttttcatattatattaaaaattataccgttattatcgtgaacaagatgatatgacACACCCCTACATGGGAGAAattgttttcttcacaaattcaacataacacagggtgagtaattgataaacAAATGTCATCCGGCGGGTCAAGTATTCCTAGGTTTGCAATAAATACAtcattttgagatttttttcctAACAGAGGAGCAGGGTTTTGGAGCCAGCAACCCTCTCCACccaaattatttttatacagtccctTAGAGACTTCTGAACAATCAGAGCAGTAATATAATTTACAGTAAGCCAGCCCTGTCATGTGCACATCTTTCTGTTCTGTGCCTAAATTAACTGTGATCACATCCCTGTTTGTTGTTTGCGCTGACATGACTAACAGCCCCATTGATGTAATCTAATTGAATTAGCTCATTCAAAATAGACTCCTAATGAAATCTGTAGACATCACTCAACATGACAGAGATTCCTGCTCCGATAAGATCGAGCCTTGGCAACTTGTATGACATGTCGAGGCCACATTTGTATGGCAAAGGCCAAGTGAGATATGAAAGAAAAATATGAGCGGGGCATATCTGAacatctgattttattttatccttttGTCTAAAGGGGTTCAGGATTGGGCGGGAggatgtggggggggggggggctgttactggatgagagagagaatgaCTGGCTCCTCTAGTGACTGAAATCTGAGAGGAACCAAATCTGTTTTCCATGTATGCACGCAGCTGCTGCCAAAGAGCAGCACTCACCTcctcccaccaccaccaccaccgccacctCTTTACTGCCCACGACCCCCCCACAGGCACAAAAAATTCCCATTCCTCCGGAGACTGCCATCCTCACTAATGACTGTGTCTCTGCACTCGACTGACCACTCCGCACTTAACCATTTATTGAGGAGGGGATAACTGCGCCTCACGCCTTATCACGACTAAATGACATCACTGAAAGCTACCGATTCCAGCCTTATCGGTGAAATCAGAGGCGCGGGGAATTTCATACATTCTAGGCACTGGAGAGAGGGTTGAAGAGAGCCTGTCAGACATTTCATTCCTGAAATATCAGCCCCTCAAACCTCAGTGACACGTCCTTCATTCCACCCTCCTCTTCTCCACTTGACATAATCACTGATCTAACAATGGTCGACAGGTAAAAGCCCGGGTATAGGGAAAAGTGACATTAGGAAATCTTTTTATAGAGCAACTAATGTCAAATAAGCAATTATTAAATGAGGGCAGCTTATCACATTGGGACAGGCAGAACAGTCTGTACTCTGAGGAAGTTTGTGGCATACAAAGTTGTGGAGTAAGTCAAAAAGTCGAAGAAGTGCTCCCTTCTGTGGGAAGCAGTTAAGAAAGGTGCTGgtgaaaacaggaaacaagGAGGGCCCAGAGCCTCCGAGGAGGCTCGAGTGACTCCTTCAATTATCCCTGCTTTTAATCTTCATTTATCTGCAATTCAAATGAGTTTTAAAAAGACATAAAGATGGTATGTCTTTGAGTCTCCTTGGGTGCAGCACACGCTTTGTGTGTAGTATGAATAAGAAAGTGACTCAGGGtgagctgtgtttgttttgggtgtGGTTTCTTATTGTTTTATTGCTGGATGCGTTTTGGCGAGTATTATTTCGTTTTGCTTAACATTGGTTTTACATCTTTTTTTGCATGTTGACCCCGAGATATCAAAGGAATGCCTGCGGCATGGAAAAGCCATATGAGAGTGCTTACGTTGGGAGGCTCAactatgatttttattttctctgttcaGGCTAAATGTGATTAATTATTAGAGGAACCCTCGAGGCTGTGAACattcgttttttttttactcttcaaAAACCTTTATTTTACTAAAATGTTTGCACTCCAGAATCTCGAAAGCATTCTGTAAAGAGTCTGAAGCTGCAGTTTTATGGGTAAAATGTTGGCTTGTCAATCTGCTCACCAGGGTTTCCTGGCATCTCAGGTCCAATGTGACCCTGGTCAGGCGGACTGGGACTGGACTCCGGTATGGCGTTGTCTTCTGGAGCCTCCGGCGCCACGGGGTTTGCTGCGTTTGGGACTGTgggaaacaaaaaacacacaaaaactcaGCCTTGGCAAGCTGCATGCGCTGAATTACAATGACTTGTTCCTCTGCATCGGCAAGGATTATTTCTTATTATCTTTTGATATATCTTTTATACACAGAGAAGGTTATCTTTGCATGTGTTGAAAGCGTCTCAGAAGTGAAGATGAAAGCACAAAAAGAGGAAGGACAAGTTAGCGAACGTCTGCGAAACACGCCAGTATCCCTGTCCTGTCGTAAAAAATGAGCTCACATCTACATCAGCAGCTCCTTCAGCAAACACTCAGACAGGCATTTCCAACACTGACACATTCATGAGAGCgtaggacacacacaaacacacacacatacatgagtGCACACACATAAGCCCACACCTAGAA encodes the following:
- the efnb1 gene encoding ephrin-B1, translated to MAGLGCWKYYLWIFILMCRSALPSAKSLETIIWSSQNPKFVAGKGLVIYPDIGDKLDIICPKADQGRDYEFYKLYLVKREQAESCSTILDPNVLVNCNKPEKDIKFTIKFQEFSPNYMGLEFKRNFNYYITSTSNGTVEGLENREGGVCKSRAMKVIMKVGQVPNAANPVAPEAPEDNAIPESSPSPPDQGHIGPEMPGNPDTMNQDQSGSPANSDGILSSKVAVFSAIGAGCIIFLLLILLLIILLIKMRKRARKNAHSQPRPSALSLSTLSNPKLPGGTAGTEPSDIIIPLRTENNYCPHYEKVSGDYGHPVYIVQEMPPQSPANIYYKV